AGCAAGATCGCGTTGTCGAGGTTCGCGCCCGGACCGTCCATCCCGGCGACCGCCGTGCCCATGATGCGGTTGAGAACGGCCTGCGCGACGCTGTGGAAGCGCACGACCGCCGTGTTCTCGAACAGCACCTGCAGCGTGAGCAGCGTGAAGTCGTAGGTCGCGCCCAGGTCGCTGGCCGGAATCGGCGCCTCCGTCACCGGATCGAAGCGGGGGTCGACGTAGTAGACCAACCCGAACACCGCGCTGCTGTCGACCAGGTCGATGCTGGCGCGATCGACCTGCGCGATCGCGAAGCCCAGATGGTGCGCGTTGAAGTCCTCGGGGCTGCCGACCCCCGCCAACAGGCCGATCAGATCGGGCGGGATGTCCGTGATGTCGACCTTGAGGAACAGGATGCCCGTCCAGGTCTCCTCGCGGATGATGCGGTTGAAGTTGGCGAAGTACGGATCGTCGTCGCCGTGCGCCAGCGCCGCGTCGAAGTACTCGCTCAGCCACTTCGAGAGCGGCAAGAGCTGGCCGAGCTGCGGTTCGGTCGGCACGCCGTCGAGCAGGGTCGTCGGCGCCGCGAACTGATCCTTGGCCGTCCACTTGTCGGGACTGGTGACGAGGTCGACGAGCTTGCCGCGCACGCCCTTGACGATCATGACGTTGCGGTAGTCGCCGTACGCCGGGTTGTTGCCGATCCCGGCGCGGAACTTCCACGTCTCGACGTTGAGGACGTTGCAGAACGTCGCCGGCTGCTGGACGGGCGGCGGCGAGCCGACGCCGTCGGCGGGCTTGCCCAGCAGCGTGGCGTTCGCGACCACCAGGAACAGATCGCTGGTCTGGAACGCGGCTTGCAGCTCGCGCTCCAGACCGAGAAAGCAAATCTGACGTTCGGGCTGCGCGGAGCCGGGCCGCGCGATCTGTCCCAGCAGCAGCTTGGTGAACGAGCCGCCGTCGACGGTGGCGATCAAGCCGGCCGGCGTCGTCGTGCGGAACGCGTCGTTCGCGCCGTTCGCGTTCGCGTGCGCGGCCAGCTTCAGGCTGGCGCGCGCCGAGGCGGAGTGCGGCGGCTTCGAGGCGCGAATGCGCTGGCGGCGCGTCACCGAGAGCACCTGCCGCTCGAGATCCTGGATCGCGCCGGGCCCGAGGTTGGTGTGGTCGTCGCCGGGGATGACGCCGGCGTACGGCGCCAGCGGATAGCTCAGCGTCGCGTCGGACAGCGCGACCCCGGGATCCTTGGGGCCCAGCAGCAAGGTCGTCTTCGGCGCCACGATCGCGTCGGCGCCGAACGGGTCGGCGCCCTTGGGTGCCGCGGCATAGTGCGGTGCGCCGTTCGCGCTCGCGCCGGCGATGACGCTGGCCCACGACGTGCGGAACGTCGGGTCGAGCAGCATCTGCGTCGGGTCGAACGGCGGCCCCAGCGGCGAGGCCGGCGGGATCGGAAAGACCGGCACGTTGGCGGGCTGGTTGGGCGTGCATCGCAGGCGGTCGGCGCCGCTGCTGGCGTCGCTGGGGACGAACGCGATCGACTCGCCGCCGGCGAGCCCGCACAGCAGCGTCGCGTGATCGTCGATGCGACGGCTCGCGTTCATCGCGAAGTCGCCGCTGGGCCCGAAGCGGAAGCCGGCCTGCAGGCCGCTGAACCCGTAGCCGGGGTTGATCACCAGCTCCGCGGGCGAGCCGCCGCCGCCGGTGAGCGGCGTCAGGGAGATCGGGTCGCCGAACGGCGTGCGATAGAAGGAGCTGAGCACCGTCGCATCGCCGTTGGAGTTGGTGCCGACGAAGCGGAACGCGCTGCGGATGACGCCGTCGTCGGTGAGTGCGTTCGTGTTGTTCGGATCGGCCGGGTTCATGCGCACGTCGAACAGGATGCGGTCGTTGGGGTCGGGCAGGTCGCCCGACGCGAGCGGCATCCACACGGTCAGGTAGGGCGGATCGTTGGAGGTGCCGATCGTGCGCGGCGTCAGGAACTGGTAGCCCCAGTTCAGCTTCTGGTAGAGCGACACGCGGTCGACGCCGAGGCGGAAGCGGAGCGCTCCGGTATCGTCACCGGCGAAGGAGATCGACGCGTCGGACGGTGCGCTGGCGCTGGGAGCGGCCGGCCCGTCGAAGCGGACGACGCCGGTGCGCTGCAGCGCGAGCGAGCTGTCTTCAGCCGTCAGCGTCGCCGCCGGCGGGACCGTCAGCAGCAGGCGCGGCGGCGTACCACCGGAGATGCCGAATTGGAACAGCCCGATCGTCTGGTCGCCGGCGGTTTGCAGGCCGAGCGCGAGCGCGCCGTCCGGGCTCGGTACCAGCGCCGGGAACCAGATGAGCGCGCGACCGTTGGCGGTCCGCCCGGCCACCGCGTCGACGGCCGCGATCAAGGTGGTGACGAACGGGTCACGCAGATCGGGCGCGCGCAGCACGTAGGCGAACGAGCCGGCGAGCTTGGTGCTCGTCAGCGCCGTCGCGAACGGTATCGGATCGGTCGGCGGGTCGGCGTTCGCGGCAACGACGAACCCCCACCAGCCTCGACTCGAGACGGCGTCGCCGGCGTACAGCCGGGACGTGCCGACGCGCTGGAACGTGATCATGCTCTCTCACCCGTAGAAGGTCAGGGGCGCGCGCAAGCGCGCGCCCCGTGCCGTGCCGATACGTTCGTCCGCCGCGAGGCGGCTTGGGACGAGGCTAGCTGACGGTGAAGCTGGCCTGCGCCGCCAACGACGTGCGGCCGGTGGCCTTGGACGTGGGCTGCATGAAATACCCGACCGAGTACGTCTCGCCGGCGCGTAGATCGAGCCCGCCGATGAAGAGCTGGCCCGACTCGCTGCTGTTGGTGATCGTCTTGGTGGCCATCGCGTCGCCGCTGTAGCGGACCTGCTTCTGGCGCCAAACGCCGATCCAGTTCTTGTTCGCGGCGGGATCGTAGTTGAACAGCCCCGTGTATTTCACCGAGATGGTGTCGATGCCGACGTACGGCACCGTGATCACCAAGCTGCTGTACTCCCAGGTCGCCGGGTCGTGCTGGCCGGCCGCGGGGACGAAGACCGTCGCGCAGACGGCGCTCGGGTCGGGCGCCGGCGCGTAGCCGAGGATGTAACCGCGCTTCTGGATCGCCGTCGCGACCGGCTGGTCGCCGCGCGGCTGATCGCTCGCGATCGCGCCGTCGCCCGAGGTGGGGTTGGACCACGGCACGGTGTTGTCCTCAGCCGGCCAGACGAAGATCTTGTTGCTGTACGTCGAGGGCTGATTGTACGCGAAGGTCACGTACTGCGCGATGAAGCCGTCGGGGTTGAGTCCCCCCTGGAGCGTGATCGAGATGCCGCTGGTCTGCGGCGTGTCGGCAAGTGTGTGGAGACGGGCGACGCTAGACTCTGCCATGTGGATTCTCCATAAAAGTGACGTGGTGACTAGGTTGCCGATCAAATGGGCCGGAGCGGCGGTCGCGCGGGCTGGAAATAGATCAGCGCGGCGGCCGTTGACTGCTCAGGGCCCATGAAATAGGCGATCGTGTAGGTGAACGCCGGCACGAACGTGGCGTCGAGCGTGACCAGACCCTGGGTGTAGTCGGACATCACGTCGGCGCGCGCGGCCGGTTTGGGCGCGGTGTACGGCAGTGCGTATCCCGGCCAAAGACCGACCCAGTTCTGATGTGCGTGGGGTTCGTAACCCGGTAGCGTCGTGTACATGACCGTCACCGACTTGTCGGTGAGCTGGTCGATCTCGATGACGACCGCAGGTGGGGGATCCGGCGCGTTGCCGGAGCCGGGGTTGATCTGCGCGAGCGCGCACATGCGTGACGCATCCGCGCCGACCTGGTAGGTGACGCAGTAGGCGGCGGCGGTCAGGCTCTTCTCGAACTTGACCTCGCCGCGCTCGAGGTTGGTGGGGACGTCCTGCTCCTCGAGCGGCTCCGCGGTGGTGTTGGGAAGCGCTCCCTGCCACAGGAAGACCGTATTGTGGTAGTCCTTCGGCAGGTTGCCGGGGAGGCCGCTGTACGCCACGAGGAAGCCGGGGCCAGGCTCGGGTTCGGCCTCGGGCACGGGCGCGTGAACTGCCGCCAGCGGCCGGATGACGCTGATCGAAAAGTTCGTCGGGCCGCCACTCGACGGCGCGACCAGACGTGCTCTGAACAGTCTGACGGGCGCGTTTGAGCCCGACATATCCTATACGCACACCCCACCCGTAACGCACACTCCACCCGCTTACAGCTCTAAGCTGCGTGCGCGGGCCCTTCACCGCCGCCTCGGCGGGAGCCTGGTCGGCCCGCGAAAAATTTTTTCCCGCTTAGAGCGGTATGTTTCCGTGCTTGCGATGGGGGCGGTCGACCCGCTTGTTCGCCAGTACGTCGAGCGCGCGGGAGACGGCGCGCCGCGTCTCGCGGGCGGCGATGACGTCGTCGACGTAGCCGCGCTGCGCGGCGATGAACGGGTTGGCGAAATGGTCGGTGTACTCGGCCGCCAGGCGTGCGGCCTCGGCATCGGGGTCGGCGGCGGCGGCGATCTCGCGCCGGTTGAGGATGCGCACCGCGCCCGACGCGCCCATGACGGCGATCTCGGCGCTCGGCCAAGCAAGGTTGATGTCGGCCCGGATGTGTTTGGAGGCCATGACGTCGTACGCGCCGCCGTACGCCTTGCGGGTGATGACGGTGATCTTGGGGACGGTGGCCTCGGCGAACGCGTAGAGCAGCTTGGCGCCGTGTTTGATGATGCCGCCCCACTCCTGGCTCGTCCCCGGCAAGAAGCCCGGCACGTCGACGAAGGTGAGCAGCGGGACGTTGAACGCGTCGCAGAAACGCACGAACCGCGCGGCCTTGATCGAGGCGTCGATGTCGAGCACGCCGGCCAGGAACTTCGGCTGGTTTGCCACGACGCCGACGCTGCGTCCGCCGACGCGGCCGAAGCCGACCACGACGTTCTGCGCCCACAGCGGCAAGATCTCGAAGAAGTCGCCGTCGTCGAGGATCGGCACGATCGCGTCCAGGATGTCGTACGGCTTGTTCGGCGAGTCCGGAATCAGCTGGTCGAGCTCGGGAACGAGCCGCATGGGATCGTCCTGCGTCGGCACCAGCGGCGGATCGTCGAGGTTGTTGGCGGGGATGAACGAGAGCAGTCGCCGGCAGTGCTCGTTCATCTCGTCTTCGTCGACCGCGGTCAGCTGCGCGACGCCGCTCTTGGTCGCGTGCGTGAGCGCACCGCCCAGCTCTTCGAAGCTGACGTCCTCGCCGGTGACGGTCTTGATGATCTCGGGCCCGGTGATGAACATCTGCGAGATGCCCTCGACCATGACGGTGAAATCGGTGATGGCGGGCGAGTAGACCGCGCCGCCGGCGCACGGCCCGGCGATCAGGCTGATCTGCGGGATCACGCCCGATGCCTGCACGTTGCGCCAGAAGATCTCGGCGTAGCCGCCCAGGCTGACGACGCCCTCTTGGATGCGCGCGCCGCCCGAGTCGTTGATGCCGATCAGCGGCGCGCCGGTGCGCACGGCGAGGTCCATCACCTTGCAGATCTTCTCGGCCATCACTTCGCCCAGCGAGCCGCCCAGCACCGTGAAGTCCTGCGAGAACAGAAAGACCGTCCGGCCGTCGATCGTCGCGTGCCCGGTGACGACGCCGTCGCCGAGAAACTCGCGCTCGCCCAACCCGAACGCGGTCGTGCGGTGCACGGCGAAACGATCGAGCTCGACGAACGAGCCGGGGTCGACCAGCGCCTCGACCCGCTCGCGCGCGGTGCGCTTGCCGCGCGCGTGCTGCTTCGCGTT
This DNA window, taken from Candidatus Sulfotelmatobacter sp., encodes the following:
- a CDS encoding acyl-CoA carboxylase subunit beta produces the protein MSTTGSPHERAIARLDAMRDASLAPAGEDANAKQHARGKRTARERVEALVDPGSFVELDRFAVHRTTAFGLGEREFLGDGVVTGHATIDGRTVFLFSQDFTVLGGSLGEVMAEKICKVMDLAVRTGAPLIGINDSGGARIQEGVVSLGGYAEIFWRNVQASGVIPQISLIAGPCAGGAVYSPAITDFTVMVEGISQMFITGPEIIKTVTGEDVSFEELGGALTHATKSGVAQLTAVDEDEMNEHCRRLLSFIPANNLDDPPLVPTQDDPMRLVPELDQLIPDSPNKPYDILDAIVPILDDGDFFEILPLWAQNVVVGFGRVGGRSVGVVANQPKFLAGVLDIDASIKAARFVRFCDAFNVPLLTFVDVPGFLPGTSQEWGGIIKHGAKLLYAFAEATVPKITVITRKAYGGAYDVMASKHIRADINLAWPSAEIAVMGASGAVRILNRREIAAAADPDAEAARLAAEYTDHFANPFIAAQRGYVDDVIAARETRRAVSRALDVLANKRVDRPHRKHGNIPL